The DNA segment TCGGAACCAAACTTAGAGTCATCTGCCCATGCTATTGCCGCTTCAAGAAAATCTTCGATGGTATGTTTTTCCCAACCGCTAACTCCACGTCCAAACTCGTCAGTCGAGTGACTGGCTTCTGATATTCTGTCGGCTTGCAACTTCCGAACAAACTCAAGAAATGATTCTGGGCCATCAACTGTTTCGAGCAACTCGTGAAGCTCCATTCTTCTCTACTCCCCAATCACTTTGACCAAGACCCGCTTCCGACGCCGTCCATCAAACTCGTAATAAAAGAGGTGCTCCCACGGTCCGAGGCGCAGCTTGCCCTCGGCAATCACCACCACCTCGCGTCCCATGATCTGGCGTTTGTGGTGGGCATCTGCGTTGTCCTCGTCGGTTCGGTTGTGTAAGTATCCGCCGCTAACCGGGTCGGTGCCAGAGTTGAAGGGAACAAGTTCTTCCAGCCAGCGGTCGTAGTCCTGATGCAGGCCGCTTTCGTTGTCGTTGATGAACACGCTGGCGGTGATTTGTATCACGTTTCCCCGAACACATTTTGTAACACACTGGCGTTTGTCGCCTCGGGCATGGAAGTCTGCAAAGCTTTGAACGACCTTGGATTTAGGACTCGCACCGGCAAGCTCTGGCGGCATCCCCAACAGATCGCAAAGCTCCTTCGCTCCATTGGTTCGGTTCACTGATACGAGTAGTGAATGCTCTCATTCTTGGCGGGCCCTTCAATCGTCCAATGGAGAGTGAGAACTTCACCATCCAGCTTCATTATGGCCGTATAAAGATCGTCTCGGCAGACATGAGGCTCGACCGACTTCCAAGTGACTTCGTCGGCCTGTTCTAAATCAAACAGGTAAAC comes from the Bremerella sp. JC817 genome and includes:
- a CDS encoding YjbQ family protein, which encodes MIQITASVFINDNESGLHQDYDRWLEELVPFNSGTDPVSGGYLHNRTDEDNADAHHKRQIMGREVVVIAEGKLRLGPWEHLFYYEFDGRRRKRVLVKVIGE